The following proteins come from a genomic window of Thermoproteus sp.:
- a CDS encoding pyridoxal-5'-phosphate-dependent protein subunit beta, with the protein MFRCPRCGYRGLEKRCPKCGFPLIPEPPRKLEVDKSEPNIWRYSSALGVKRGISLGEGLTPLKKVGGVLVKDESKNPTGSIMDRGSAVLASTYNGDRAVLDFQEDFAISIATYLSAKGVAVDIYIDPAAAAYTDFLSLALLPSIDIRFGKAPRPDLEYGEPYFLAGIKTLAYELHEGSKRLEAVAFPLESGILALAVYEGFRDLEEWGFASPPQLLLAIHKGAPPSKIALWLAERGAKLVEVEAEEAVRAAVELARRGVYAKPLSAMAYVAASSEKGAVAVITGTGVRRPYLRRAKSLGGLQAQILELLKGREMTAYEIWNALGRRPTLRGVYKALASLSTRGLVSSTYRTLGKRKIRVYRMGP; encoded by the coding sequence ATGTTTCGTTGCCCTAGGTGCGGCTATAGGGGCTTGGAGAAGAGGTGCCCCAAATGCGGCTTCCCATTGATACCAGAGCCTCCCCGCAAGCTAGAGGTCGACAAGTCCGAGCCGAATATATGGCGCTACTCATCGGCGCTCGGCGTTAAGAGGGGCATCTCGTTGGGCGAGGGGCTGACGCCCCTCAAGAAGGTCGGCGGGGTCCTTGTCAAGGACGAGTCAAAGAACCCAACCGGCTCGATTATGGATAGGGGATCTGCCGTATTGGCGTCTACATATAATGGGGACAGGGCGGTTTTAGACTTCCAAGAGGACTTCGCCATCTCCATCGCTACATATCTATCCGCAAAGGGCGTGGCAGTGGATATATATATAGACCCCGCGGCGGCGGCCTATACAGATTTCTTGTCGTTGGCGTTGCTCCCGTCGATCGATATCCGTTTCGGCAAGGCGCCAAGGCCGGACTTGGAATATGGAGAGCCCTACTTCCTCGCCGGCATTAAGACGCTCGCCTACGAGCTCCACGAAGGCTCAAAACGCCTTGAGGCAGTAGCCTTCCCGCTGGAAAGCGGCATATTGGCTCTGGCAGTCTACGAGGGCTTTAGGGACCTCGAGGAGTGGGGCTTCGCCTCTCCGCCCCAACTGCTTCTAGCCATACATAAGGGGGCCCCGCCCTCAAAGATAGCCCTATGGCTCGCCGAAAGGGGGGCCAAGCTTGTGGAGGTAGAGGCTGAGGAGGCCGTCAGGGCGGCCGTGGAGCTGGCAAGGCGGGGGGTATACGCTAAGCCGCTTTCGGCCATGGCCTATGTGGCTGCCTCCTCTGAGAAGGGCGCCGTGGCCGTCATAACTGGCACTGGCGTCAGGAGGCCCTATTTGAGGAGGGCCAAAAGCCTCGGGGGACTACAGGCGCAGATATTAGAGCTCCTAAAAGGCAGAGAGATGACGGCATACGAGATATGGAACGCCCTGGGCAGAAGGCCGACTCTTCGCGGCGTGTATAAAGCCCTGGCCTCGTTATCGACAAGAGGTCTCGTCTCGTCTACATACAGGACTTTAGGCAAAAGAAAAATACGTGTATATAGAATGGGCCCATAA
- a CDS encoding NAD-dependent epimerase/dehydratase family protein yields MKVIVTGGAGFIGSHLVDRLVEMGHEVVVVDNLSTGRREHINPQARLAVRDLKDPTWGEGLEKADAVFHLAANPEVRVSTTDPKVHFDENVVATFNVLEWARRRGVGVVVFASSSTVYGDAAQLPTPEDAPIAPISVYGAAKAAGETLCGTYGRLYGVRCLALRYANIVGPRLRHGAIYDFIMKLKRSPEVLEILGDGTQTKSYLHVSEAVEATLAAWRKFMGDDKPFLALNIGNRDAASVRDIAAAVARAMGLSPKFVFKPATPDGRGWPGDVKVMLLSIKKIEEYAGWTPRLGSKETVERAAAELVKELDVSLP; encoded by the coding sequence ATGAAGGTGATAGTCACGGGGGGCGCGGGCTTTATAGGTTCTCACCTTGTCGATAGGCTGGTCGAGATGGGACATGAGGTGGTGGTCGTAGATAACCTATCCACGGGCAGGAGGGAACATATAAATCCGCAAGCTCGCTTGGCGGTCAGAGACTTAAAGGACCCGACGTGGGGCGAAGGGCTCGAGAAGGCCGATGCGGTCTTTCATCTGGCCGCAAACCCTGAGGTCAGAGTCAGCACCACCGACCCCAAAGTACATTTCGACGAGAACGTAGTGGCGACCTTCAACGTGTTGGAGTGGGCCAGGAGGCGGGGAGTCGGCGTGGTGGTGTTCGCCTCGTCCTCTACCGTATACGGCGACGCCGCCCAGCTCCCGACGCCTGAAGACGCGCCGATCGCCCCCATATCGGTCTACGGAGCCGCTAAGGCGGCCGGCGAGACGCTCTGCGGGACTTACGGCAGGCTCTACGGCGTGAGGTGCCTCGCGTTGAGGTACGCAAATATAGTGGGACCCAGGCTTAGACACGGCGCTATCTACGACTTCATAATGAAGCTGAAGAGAAGTCCGGAGGTGCTTGAAATATTGGGCGACGGAACTCAGACCAAATCGTATCTACACGTCTCAGAGGCCGTAGAGGCCACCCTGGCGGCTTGGCGTAAGTTCATGGGCGACGACAAGCCGTTTCTGGCGTTAAATATAGGCAATAGAGATGCGGCGTCGGTGAGAGACATAGCGGCCGCAGTGGCCAGAGCCATGGGCCTCTCGCCCAAATTTGTCTTCAAGCCCGCTACCCCCGACGGGCGGGGCTGGCCCGGCGACGTCAAGGTCATGCTGTTGAGCATAAAGAAGATAGAGGAGTACGCCGGCTGGACACCCCGCCTTGGGTCTAAAGAGACGGTGGAGCGCGCCGCCGCCGAGTTGGTAAAGGAGCTAGATGTTTCGTTGCCCTAG